The genomic region CGCTCACCACGATGGCGGTGAGGAATCCGAAGACCGGGTGGAGTTCGAGCCCCAGCGGCGAGTTCGGCGAGGTCAGCAACGCCACCGAGTAGGCACCGACGCCCCAGAAGGCGGCGACGCTGAAGTTGATGAGGCCGGTGTAGCCCCACTGCACGTTCAGGCCCATGGTCAGCAGGACCCACGCACCACCGAACGCGAGCGTGCGAAGCACGTACGGGAGCTTCAGCACGCCGAGCGCGAGCAACAGGAGCACCGCGGCAGCTGCGACCGCGATACCGGCGACGGCCGTGCTGTCGTCCGCGACGGACTCCTTCATCGAATCGACGACACTCATGGTAGACCACCCGTCACGTCGAATCACCCATGATACCGCTCGGTCTGGTCAGCAGGATGGCGACCATCAGCAGGAACGCCACCGCCGGCGCGTAGTCGTAGCTGACCGGCAGGCCGTACTGGGCGAACAACGGGACCATCTCGTGGACCATCCCGATGACGAATCCACCGAGCATCGCGCCGTAGACGCTCCCGATGCCGCCCAGGATGACGGCCGCGAAGACGAGCAACAGGAGGTCGAAGCCCATGCGCGGGCGGACGAGCGCTTCAAGCCCGAGGAAGACGCCGCCGGCTGCCGCGAGGGCGGCCCCGATGACCCACATCGCGATGGTGACCTCACGGGTCCGGATACCGCTCACCCGAGCCAGCGAGGGGTTGTCGGCGGTCGCACGCATCTTCCGCCCCAGCGTCGTGTACTGGAGGAGGAGGTGTAACGCACCGACGAGCAGCATCGCGATGACCACGATGGATATCTTCCGCGGGGTGATCGCGATACCGAGTGTGTCCTGCAGGGCCGGAATCGGCCCGGTCCGGGTCACGCCGAAGCGGGCACCGCCCGTCTCCAGCGGACTCAGGTACACCAGCGCACGATAGGAGAGTGCGACCCCGATACTCGTGATGAGCAACTCGATGGAGCCGGCGTCGGTGTTCTTCAGTGGTTCGTAGACGAGACGGTCGGTCACGATCGCCACGACGGCGGAGAGGACCATCCCGA from Haloarchaeobius sp. HME9146 harbors:
- a CDS encoding branched-chain amino acid ABC transporter permease produces the protein MSLVLQVSVNPFQYVVNGVVYSSIIVLGAIGLSLVYSIADFANFAHGDLMTVGAFGALGTAGVLQPMLGDAGVFGLPVWFFAALLVGMVLSAVVAIVTDRLVYEPLKNTDAGSIELLITSIGVALSYRALVYLSPLETGGARFGVTRTGPIPALQDTLGIAITPRKISIVVIAMLLVGALHLLLQYTTLGRKMRATADNPSLARVSGIRTREVTIAMWVIGAALAAAGGVFLGLEALVRPRMGFDLLLLVFAAVILGGIGSVYGAMLGGFVIGMVHEMVPLFAQYGLPVSYDYAPAVAFLLMVAILLTRPSGIMGDST